Proteins encoded together in one Campylobacter peloridis LMG 23910 window:
- a CDS encoding YceI family protein, whose protein sequence is MKKILFSSCLIALFLTNNSFAKDFVLDKAHSSVAFKIKHLQISNVNGNFKDYDAVIDFDSAKFEFNKLQANIKVASINTENKARDAHLQQDDFFKAKTHPNITFTMSKYEKISNEKGKMYGLLNIAGVSKDIVLDTEIGGVIKTDSDKEKAGFTLQGQIKRSDFKFAPNTSSLTLGDEVQINIEAEINEK, encoded by the coding sequence ATGAAAAAAATATTATTTAGTTCATGTTTAATTGCTTTATTTTTAACAAATAATTCTTTCGCAAAAGATTTTGTTTTAGATAAAGCTCATTCTAGTGTTGCTTTTAAAATTAAACATCTGCAAATTAGCAATGTAAATGGAAATTTCAAAGATTATGATGCGGTGATTGATTTTGATAGTGCCAAATTTGAATTTAATAAACTTCAAGCAAATATAAAAGTTGCTTCTATAAATACTGAAAACAAAGCAAGAGATGCTCACTTACAACAAGATGATTTTTTCAAAGCCAAAACTCACCCAAACATTACTTTTACTATGAGTAAATATGAAAAAATTTCTAATGAAAAAGGTAAAATGTATGGTTTATTAAACATTGCTGGTGTAAGCAAAGATATTGTTTTAGATACTGAAATTGGTGGAGTTATCAAAACAGATAGCGACAAAGAAAAAGCTGGTTTTACTTTACAAGGACAAATCAAAAGAAGTGACTTTAAATTCGCTCCAAATACTTCTAGTTTAACACTTGGCGATGAAGTACAAATTAACATCGAAGCAGAAATTAACGAAAAATAA
- a CDS encoding class 1 fructose-bisphosphatase, whose amino-acid sequence MQELIKDIQKAVIEISHELRYLTDFDYTSSQNATGDNQLKLDVKSDEIITRILKQTKGVKSLISEEKQEQMLINENEKYIIAYDPLDGSSLVDVNFAIGSIFAIYEQKASAKELKAAVYAIYGVRLEFVVCIDTPKLFRLNQNNEFIFVKDLKLNEKGKLNATGGTQKNWSNIHRNFIKTLFDEGYRLRYSGAMVSDLHQILLKGGGLFSYPATKDAPEGKLRAYFEVFPFAFIFEKAGGFSTNGENNSLLDLEFEKIHASTPCFLGSKYEIEKLKQTYKGL is encoded by the coding sequence ATGCAAGAGCTTATAAAAGATATACAAAAAGCTGTGATTGAAATTTCACACGAGCTTAGATATTTAACAGATTTTGATTATACAAGTTCTCAAAATGCAACTGGAGATAATCAATTAAAACTTGATGTTAAAAGCGATGAGATTATTACTAGAATTTTAAAGCAAACTAAAGGAGTTAAAAGCTTAATTAGCGAAGAAAAACAAGAGCAAATGTTAATTAATGAAAATGAAAAATATATTATTGCTTATGATCCTTTAGATGGTTCTTCTTTGGTAGATGTGAATTTTGCTATAGGTTCTATTTTTGCTATTTATGAGCAAAAGGCAAGTGCAAAAGAGCTAAAAGCAGCTGTTTATGCAATTTATGGGGTGCGTTTAGAATTTGTAGTTTGTATAGATACTCCTAAGCTTTTTAGATTAAATCAAAATAATGAATTTATTTTTGTAAAAGATTTAAAATTAAATGAAAAAGGAAAATTAAACGCTACTGGCGGAACACAAAAAAACTGGTCAAATATCCATAGAAATTTTATAAAAACTTTGTTTGATGAAGGATATCGCTTAAGATATTCTGGTGCTATGGTGAGTGATTTGCATCAAATTTTACTTAAAGGTGGCGGATTATTTTCATATCCTGCAACAAAAGATGCACCAGAAGGAAAGTTAAGAGCTTATTTTGAAGTTTTTCCTTTTGCATTTATATTTGAAAAAGCAGGTGGGTTTTCAACTAATGGAGAAAATAATTCTTTACTTGATTTGGAATTTGAAAAAATTCATGCAAGTACTCCTTGTTTTTTAGGTTCAAAATATGAAATTGAAAAACTAAAGCAAACTTATAAAGGTCTTTAA
- the ybeY gene encoding rRNA maturation RNase YbeY yields the protein MIFCEEEVEISFLEKIANKMSDKNIELVLVDEKTMLEINLSQRGINKTTDVLSFPLLDNCENLLGSIVINIDEVKKKALEFKHTDEEEMALLFIHAMLHLQGYDHEKDQGQMRQKEQEWINFFKLPKSLIIRVEEG from the coding sequence ATGATTTTTTGCGAAGAAGAAGTGGAAATTTCTTTTCTTGAAAAAATTGCTAATAAGATGAGTGATAAAAATATAGAACTTGTTTTAGTAGATGAAAAAACTATGCTTGAAATTAATTTATCACAAAGAGGCATAAACAAAACCACAGATGTTTTATCATTTCCACTTTTGGATAATTGTGAAAATTTATTAGGTTCTATTGTTATTAATATAGATGAAGTTAAAAAAAAAGCTTTAGAATTTAAACACACTGATGAAGAAGAGATGGCTTTGCTTTTTATACACGCGATGCTTCATTTGCAAGGTTATGATCATGAAAAAGATCAAGGACAAATGAGGCAAAAGGAGCAAGAGTGGATAAATTTTTTTAAATTACCAAAAAGTTTAATTATCAGAGTAGAGGAGGGTTAG
- the mobB gene encoding molybdopterin-guanine dinucleotide biosynthesis protein B has translation MKRLAMAFSGPSNSGKTTLITQVAKYFMEQNYKVCIIKHDPKDKASFDIAKKDSFKFFQSGADVMVLSPTRTTLFTHSPSDLNEAIVKLGDFDFLFVEGLKTLPIPRISVFCKEIDRSYFAYSNAIASYEKISCENLTWLHLDDLESICDFILKNSKKV, from the coding sequence GTGAAAAGATTAGCAATGGCTTTTAGTGGGCCGTCTAATTCGGGAAAAACGACTTTAATCACTCAAGTTGCTAAATACTTTATGGAACAAAATTATAAAGTTTGTATTATAAAACATGATCCAAAAGATAAAGCAAGTTTTGATATAGCAAAAAAAGATAGTTTTAAATTTTTTCAAAGTGGTGCTGATGTGATGGTATTGAGTCCTACAAGAACAACTTTATTTACTCACTCTCCAAGTGATTTAAATGAAGCGATAGTTAAACTAGGGGATTTTGATTTTTTATTTGTAGAAGGTTTAAAAACTCTACCTATACCTAGAATTAGTGTCTTTTGTAAAGAGATAGATAGGTCATATTTTGCATATTCTAATGCTATAGCTAGTTATGAAAAAATTTCTTGTGAAAATTTAACATGGCTTCATTTAGATGATTTAGAAAGTATTTGTGATTTTATATTAAAAAATTCAAAAAAAGTATAG
- the gltX gene encoding glutamate--tRNA ligase: MYRFAPSPTGDMHIGNLRAALFNYIKARQENTDFILRIEDTDNARNIAGKEEEIKAILKEFGITWQHYYIQSENLKFHRQMALKLVSEKKAFACFCTEDELAHKKELAKSKNQAYRYDGTCEKLADIDVLNCEKPFVIRLKKPQSQMKFVDYIKGEISFNPEDIDSFVIMRADKTPTYNFACAVDDMLEGVTCIIRGEDHVSNTPKQEHIRASLGYDKSMTYAHLPIILNEEGVKMSKREAHSSVKWMLDNGYLASAIANYLILLGNKTPKEIFTLDEAIEWFDLKKVSKSPARFDTKRLMQINREHIKMLDNDKLNTLLNLGKDVAKLAKFYTQEASTLNEIKEKIQAIFAVKNYDEFENECKLIKEILKELELPQDYDEFKKILMEKTNLKGKNFFMPLRLVLTGATHGPEMSEIYILIKPFIKEIIKE; encoded by the coding sequence ATGTATAGGTTTGCACCATCGCCAACTGGAGATATGCATATTGGAAATTTAAGAGCAGCTTTGTTTAATTATATTAAAGCAAGACAAGAAAATACTGATTTTATTTTGCGTATTGAAGATACTGATAATGCTAGAAATATTGCTGGAAAAGAAGAGGAAATAAAAGCTATTTTAAAAGAATTTGGTATAACTTGGCAACATTATTATATACAAAGTGAGAATTTGAAATTTCATCGCCAAATGGCTTTAAAACTAGTAAGTGAGAAAAAAGCTTTTGCGTGTTTTTGCACTGAAGATGAATTAGCTCATAAAAAAGAATTAGCCAAAAGTAAAAACCAAGCCTATAGATATGATGGAACTTGTGAAAAACTTGCAGATATTGATGTATTAAATTGTGAAAAACCTTTTGTGATTCGCCTTAAAAAACCTCAATCACAAATGAAATTTGTTGATTATATTAAAGGTGAGATTAGTTTTAATCCTGAAGATATTGATAGTTTTGTGATTATGAGGGCTGATAAAACTCCAACTTATAATTTTGCTTGTGCAGTTGATGATATGTTAGAAGGTGTTACTTGTATTATAAGAGGTGAAGATCATGTTTCAAATACTCCTAAGCAAGAGCATATTAGAGCAAGTTTGGGTTATGATAAAAGCATGACTTATGCACATTTGCCTATCATTTTAAATGAAGAAGGCGTTAAAATGAGTAAAAGAGAGGCTCACTCTAGTGTGAAATGGATGCTTGATAATGGATATTTAGCAAGTGCTATTGCAAATTATTTAATCCTTTTAGGTAATAAAACTCCAAAAGAAATTTTTACTTTAGATGAAGCTATAGAATGGTTTGATTTGAAAAAAGTTTCAAAATCTCCTGCAAGATTTGATACTAAGCGTTTAATGCAAATTAATCGCGAGCATATTAAAATGCTTGATAATGATAAATTAAATACTTTGTTAAATTTAGGCAAAGATGTAGCTAAACTTGCAAAATTTTATACCCAAGAAGCTAGCACATTAAATGAAATCAAAGAAAAAATACAAGCAATTTTTGCAGTTAAAAATTATGATGAATTTGAAAATGAATGCAAGTTGATTAAAGAAATTTTAAAAGAGTTAGAATTGCCTCAAGATTATGATGAATTTAAAAAGATTTTAATGGAAAAAACAAATTTAAAAGGTAAAAATTTCTTTATGCCTTTGCGTTTGGTATTGACAGGGGCTACTCATGGGCCTGAAATGAGTGAGATTTATATTTTAATTAAACCTTTTATTAAAGAAATTATAAAGGAGTAA
- a CDS encoding DUF3298 and DUF4163 domain-containing protein: MIKKTAFCLSLCASLYAYDENTFDISFLQGKNFDIQLYSSLKSNTSYGFIQTQENQYNFWGSAKKDEYYLSATDFGTCALKNTKKDIFEALCKINEETKEFIFSKENLNAKIYQINLKDQKNIIDENKTIEFDYTDSLLSIESKDKNLQKIIDDFNENLDKKSLLNKANQALKKWKNEEISNNEILNQVYVFYYDKNIISLGKNAYSYTGGAHGMVNFQRKTYDISNMKLIDIKNELMLEDNRFQNIILQKIKEKYSEDDLFDTKNIKMTSIFEVKKNGLIFIWEPYDIAPYSTGVIEIFVSFKELKPFWRKNSKLAYLIESIK; this comes from the coding sequence ATGATTAAAAAAACTGCATTTTGTTTAAGTTTATGTGCAAGTTTATATGCATATGATGAAAATACATTTGATATTAGTTTTTTACAAGGTAAAAATTTTGATATACAACTATATAGCTCTTTGAAAAGCAATACTAGTTATGGTTTTATACAAACTCAAGAAAATCAATACAATTTTTGGGGCAGTGCTAAAAAAGATGAGTATTATTTAAGTGCTACAGATTTTGGAACTTGTGCTTTAAAAAATACAAAAAAAGATATATTTGAAGCTTTATGTAAGATAAATGAAGAAACAAAAGAATTTATTTTTTCTAAAGAGAATTTAAATGCAAAAATTTATCAAATTAATTTAAAAGATCAAAAAAATATAATTGATGAAAATAAAACTATAGAGTTTGATTATACAGATTCTTTGTTGAGCATTGAAAGTAAAGATAAAAATTTGCAAAAAATTATTGATGATTTTAATGAGAATTTGGATAAAAAATCTTTACTGAATAAAGCTAATCAAGCTTTAAAAAAATGGAAAAATGAAGAAATTTCTAATAATGAAATTTTAAATCAAGTTTATGTTTTTTATTATGATAAAAATATTATTTCATTAGGAAAAAATGCTTATTCTTATACGGGTGGTGCTCATGGTATGGTGAATTTTCAAAGAAAAACTTATGATATATCAAACATGAAACTTATTGATATAAAAAATGAATTAATGTTAGAAGATAATCGTTTTCAAAATATCATATTACAAAAAATTAAAGAAAAATATAGCGAAGATGATTTATTTGATACTAAAAATATCAAAATGACTAGTATTTTTGAGGTGAAAAAAAATGGATTGATTTTTATATGGGAACCTTATGATATAGCACCATATTCTACCGGAGTGATTGAAATTTTTGTTAGTTTTAAAGAATTGAAACCTTTTTGGAGAAAAAATTCAAAATTAGCATATTTGATTGAGTCTATAAAATGA
- a CDS encoding PepSY-like domain-containing protein: MKTKIILAALVLSSVAFARDIVVGVNALPANSKSFIQKYFTGSNIALVKQDIDSFDVYLDNGTELEFFTNGDWKEIDAKYRPIDTSFLNPNILATIKKMHPNASIIKVEKEIQGYKFKLNNMMEIYTDMNGNFLGQKFDD, from the coding sequence ATGAAAACAAAAATAATTTTAGCGGCTTTAGTTTTATCAAGCGTTGCTTTTGCAAGAGATATTGTTGTAGGCGTAAATGCACTACCAGCAAATTCTAAAAGCTTTATACAAAAATACTTTACAGGTTCAAATATAGCTTTGGTTAAACAAGATATTGATAGTTTTGATGTTTATTTAGACAATGGAACTGAACTTGAATTTTTTACAAATGGAGATTGGAAAGAAATTGATGCTAAATATAGACCAATTGATACTTCTTTTTTAAATCCTAATATTTTAGCAACTATCAAAAAAATGCATCCAAATGCAAGTATAATTAAAGTTGAAAAGGAAATTCAAGGTTATAAATTTAAACTCAATAACATGATGGAAATTTATACAGATATGAATGGAAATTTCTTAGGACAAAAATTTGATGATTAA
- a CDS encoding YggT family protein: MGVGTSLIVSLVQIFSLVIEIYVWIIIIAALISWVRPDPYNPIVQILYRLTNPAYAFVRRFIPTTIGSIDLAPLIIILGLKFIQIFLSNLILGSL; encoded by the coding sequence ATGGGAGTTGGAACAAGCTTGATTGTATCTTTGGTGCAAATTTTTTCTTTAGTGATTGAAATTTATGTATGGATTATCATTATTGCTGCTTTAATTTCTTGGGTTAGACCTGATCCATATAATCCTATAGTGCAAATTTTATATCGTTTAACCAATCCTGCTTATGCTTTTGTAAGAAGGTTTATTCCTACTACTATAGGAAGTATTGATTTAGCACCTTTGATTATAATTTTAGGGCTTAAATTTATACAAATATTTTTATCAAATTTAATTTTAGGAAGTTTATAA
- the queC gene encoding 7-cyano-7-deazaguanine synthase QueC, with the protein MKKALCIISGGMDSTLCAYLAKKEGYEIIALHFDYNQRTMQKEKECFNKICEKLNIKTKYILDVSFIANIGGSSLTDLNLEIPKEKLHEKEVPNTYVPFRNGIFLSIAGAIAEKEKCESIFIGVVQDDSSGYPDCSHNFIQKAKEFINEGTNKSFKVDIKTPLVHLNKGEIVTLALKEKVALEYTWSCYEREDKACGKCDSCLLRLKGFQNAKAKDLIDYI; encoded by the coding sequence ATGAAAAAAGCTCTTTGTATTATAAGTGGTGGCATGGATAGTACTTTGTGTGCGTATTTAGCCAAAAAAGAAGGATATGAAATCATTGCTTTACATTTTGATTACAACCAACGCACTATGCAAAAAGAAAAAGAATGTTTTAATAAAATTTGTGAAAAATTAAATATAAAAACAAAATATATTTTAGATGTTTCTTTTATAGCAAATATAGGCGGAAGCTCTTTGACGGATTTAAATTTAGAAATTCCTAAAGAAAAACTACACGAAAAAGAAGTTCCAAACACTTATGTTCCTTTTAGAAATGGTATTTTTTTATCCATCGCAGGAGCTATAGCTGAAAAAGAAAAATGTGAAAGTATTTTTATAGGTGTAGTTCAAGATGACAGCAGTGGATACCCTGATTGCTCGCATAATTTTATACAAAAAGCAAAAGAATTTATCAATGAAGGAACTAATAAATCATTTAAAGTTGATATAAAAACTCCTTTAGTTCATCTTAATAAAGGAGAAATTGTAACATTAGCATTAAAAGAAAAAGTTGCTTTAGAATACACTTGGTCTTGTTATGAAAGAGAAGATAAAGCATGCGGAAAATGCGATAGTTGCTTATTAAGACTAAAAGGGTTTCAAAATGCAAAAGCAAAAGATCTTATTGATTACATATAA
- a CDS encoding soluble lytic murein transglycosylase, which translates to MLKKSIALLLVGVVFANSAVYSYKELEEKPNSLAKDYYLYRLLEKNEFKKDEIEGLKEHIYRYAGRIKNAIEAIIPPLGYNKEYEACYKFNTQNILDANVTCQLVRLNSLTFIQDLNTSTRNEIKKNIPQDNSNLAKLLEAFNAKDPLSYAVLNYDSVNFYKIYSFLKDKKDFFLEKDFVDELAKEKEFTNFVKEIIIKKKSPLIRKSLVNVDAKLTFQDNAFYLGVNAILENDEKKALEFFQVAKDTFKSKALIDNATFWLYLITHDKKYLDELAQSESLNIYSLYARELKGLPLPKIENLKPKKQKNDFDMKDPFAWQKLSKQISQSSPKELEKLAQEFYTKENIAIYAYMKERAEGFKKHYFIMPYFNLLKDYSIQRQAMILALARQESRFIPTAISTSYALGMMQFIPFLANHIGNKELQIPNFDQDMLFEPKTAYMFANHHLDYLESKLNSPVFVAYAYNGGIGFTTRMLKREDMFKTGKYEPFLSMELVPYAESRVYAKKVLANYVVYLHLLNDNTPISKFFETLIQNTDYQNRNLAAK; encoded by the coding sequence GTGTTAAAAAAAAGTATAGCATTGCTCTTAGTTGGAGTGGTTTTTGCAAATTCTGCTGTATATTCTTACAAAGAATTGGAAGAAAAACCAAATTCTTTGGCTAAGGATTATTATTTATATCGTTTATTAGAAAAAAATGAATTTAAAAAAGATGAAATAGAAGGTTTAAAAGAGCATATTTATCGTTATGCTGGGCGTATTAAAAACGCTATTGAGGCTATTATTCCACCTTTAGGCTATAATAAAGAATATGAAGCTTGTTATAAATTTAATACGCAAAATATTTTAGATGCTAATGTTACCTGTCAGCTTGTAAGATTAAATAGCTTAACCTTTATACAAGATCTTAATACTTCAACGCGTAATGAGATAAAAAAAAATATTCCACAGGATAATTCAAATTTAGCAAAACTTTTAGAGGCTTTTAATGCTAAAGATCCTTTAAGTTATGCAGTTTTAAATTATGATAGTGTCAATTTTTATAAAATTTATAGCTTTTTAAAAGATAAAAAAGATTTTTTCTTAGAAAAAGATTTTGTTGATGAACTTGCCAAAGAAAAGGAATTTACAAATTTTGTTAAAGAAATTATCATTAAGAAAAAAAGTCCTTTGATAAGAAAATCTTTGGTTAATGTTGATGCAAAACTAACTTTTCAAGATAATGCATTTTATTTGGGTGTAAATGCAATTTTAGAAAATGATGAAAAAAAGGCTTTAGAATTTTTTCAAGTTGCAAAAGATACTTTTAAAAGTAAAGCTTTAATTGACAATGCTACTTTTTGGCTTTATTTAATCACTCATGATAAAAAATACCTCGATGAACTCGCACAAAGTGAATCTTTAAATATATATAGTCTTTATGCAAGAGAGTTAAAAGGATTGCCTTTACCTAAAATAGAAAATTTAAAACCTAAAAAACAAAAAAATGATTTTGACATGAAAGATCCATTTGCTTGGCAAAAACTATCTAAACAAATTAGTCAAAGCTCACCAAAAGAATTAGAAAAACTTGCTCAAGAATTTTATACTAAAGAAAATATTGCTATTTATGCTTATATGAAAGAAAGAGCTGAAGGTTTTAAAAAGCATTATTTTATAATGCCATATTTTAATCTTTTAAAAGATTATAGTATTCAAAGACAAGCAATGATACTAGCTTTAGCTAGACAAGAAAGTCGTTTTATACCAACAGCCATTTCTACTTCATATGCTTTAGGTATGATGCAATTTATTCCGTTTTTAGCAAATCATATAGGTAATAAAGAATTACAAATTCCAAATTTTGATCAGGATATGCTTTTTGAGCCTAAAACTGCATATATGTTTGCAAATCATCATTTAGATTATTTGGAATCTAAGCTTAATTCTCCTGTTTTTGTGGCATATGCTTATAATGGTGGTATAGGTTTTACCACAAGAATGTTAAAAAGAGAAGATATGTTTAAAACAGGAAAATATGAACCATTTTTATCTATGGAACTTGTTCCTTATGCTGAAAGTAGGGTATATGCTAAAAAAGTTTTAGCTAATTATGTTGTATATTTGCATCTTCTGAACGATAATACACCGATTTCGAAATTTTTTGAAACTTTAATTCAAAACACTGACTATCAAAACAGGAATTTAGCTGCAAAATAG
- the metG gene encoding methionine--tRNA ligase produces MRYITTPIYYVNDVAHIGHAYTTIIADTLARFYRLQGHRTFFLTGTDEHGQKIEQAASARNFSPKEYADEVSAKFKKLWDEFEISYDYFIRTTDENHILSVQQVFKKMFDKGDIYKGTYEGFYCVSCESYFTQTQLVDECNCPDCGKKTQLLKEESYFFKLSKYQDKILKWYKEQEPILPKNKTNELINFVEGGLKDLSITRTSFEWGIKLPKELNDDKHVVYVWLDALTNYISALGYGLDNKNMNLWPAHVHFVGKDILRFHAVYWPAFLMSLELPLPKFVAAHGWWTKDGEKMSKSKGNVVAPKEVADTFGIEAFRYFLLREVPFGNDGDFSQRALVTRINAELSNELGNLLNRIIGMSAKYSQNFIDSKDVSVFFNQELNECKEYLENAINALENIQPNRYLEELFKALSLANLSISKYEPWNLIKNNETQKANALVALCANILAKVAILLFAAMPKTALKIAKALNFEISNENYQKLILDKQLCDLKSSACEALFPKIELTHENKKEENIEVIPSLPQIKIDDFKKIEIKIALVKDCQNIEGSEKLLKFQLELENGELRQVLSGIAKFYKASELVGKQVCVITNLKKAKIFGHESQGMILSAEKNGKLVLITPENFIENGALIG; encoded by the coding sequence ATGCGTTATATAACTACTCCTATATATTATGTAAATGATGTTGCACATATTGGCCATGCTTATACGACTATCATAGCAGATACTTTAGCTAGATTTTATCGTTTGCAAGGACATAGAACTTTTTTTTTAACAGGAACTGATGAACATGGCCAAAAGATAGAGCAAGCTGCTAGTGCTAGAAATTTTAGCCCAAAAGAATATGCAGATGAAGTCAGTGCTAAATTTAAAAAACTTTGGGATGAATTTGAAATTTCTTATGATTATTTTATTAGAACTACAGATGAAAATCATATCTTAAGCGTGCAACAAGTTTTTAAAAAAATGTTTGATAAGGGTGATATATATAAAGGAACTTATGAAGGATTTTATTGTGTTTCTTGTGAGAGTTATTTTACTCAAACTCAGCTTGTGGATGAATGTAATTGCCCAGATTGTGGTAAAAAAACACAACTTTTAAAAGAAGAAAGTTATTTTTTTAAGCTTTCAAAATATCAAGATAAAATTTTAAAATGGTATAAAGAGCAAGAACCTATTTTGCCAAAAAATAAAACAAACGAGCTTATAAATTTTGTTGAAGGTGGCTTAAAAGATCTTTCCATTACTAGAACTAGTTTTGAATGGGGTATTAAATTGCCAAAAGAATTAAATGATGATAAACATGTTGTTTATGTTTGGCTTGATGCTTTGACAAATTACATAAGTGCTTTGGGTTATGGACTTGATAATAAAAATATGAATTTATGGCCTGCGCATGTGCATTTTGTAGGTAAAGATATATTACGATTTCATGCAGTGTATTGGCCAGCTTTTTTAATGAGTTTAGAACTTCCTTTGCCTAAATTTGTAGCTGCACATGGTTGGTGGACAAAAGATGGTGAAAAAATGAGTAAATCAAAAGGTAATGTTGTTGCTCCTAAAGAGGTGGCAGATACTTTTGGTATAGAAGCTTTTAGATATTTTTTACTCAGAGAAGTTCCTTTTGGTAATGATGGGGATTTTTCACAAAGAGCATTGGTTACAAGAATCAATGCAGAGTTAAGCAATGAGCTTGGAAATTTATTAAATAGAATCATTGGTATGAGTGCAAAATATTCTCAAAATTTTATTGATTCTAAAGATGTAAGTGTGTTTTTTAACCAAGAGTTAAATGAGTGTAAAGAGTATTTAGAAAACGCAATCAATGCTTTAGAAAATATCCAGCCAAATCGTTATTTAGAAGAACTTTTTAAAGCATTATCATTAGCTAATTTAAGCATTAGTAAGTATGAACCTTGGAATTTAATCAAAAACAATGAAACACAAAAAGCAAATGCCTTGGTAGCTTTATGTGCAAATATTTTAGCAAAAGTAGCTATTTTGCTTTTTGCTGCTATGCCAAAAACGGCTTTAAAAATTGCTAAAGCCTTAAATTTTGAAATTTCAAACGAAAATTATCAAAAATTAATTTTAGACAAGCAATTATGTGATTTAAAATCTAGTGCATGTGAGGCTTTGTTTCCAAAAATAGAATTAACTCATGAAAATAAAAAAGAAGAAAATATAGAAGTTATACCAAGTTTACCTCAGATTAAAATTGATGATTTTAAAAAAATTGAAATAAAAATAGCTTTAGTAAAAGATTGCCAAAATATAGAAGGAAGTGAAAAGCTTTTAAAATTTCAGCTTGAACTTGAAAATGGTGAGTTAAGACAAGTTCTTTCGGGTATTGCTAAATTTTATAAAGCTAGTGAATTGGTTGGAAAACAAGTGTGTGTTATAACAAATCTAAAAAAAGCCAAAATTTTTGGACATGAAAGTCAGGGTATGATTTTAAGCGCTGAAAAAAACGGAAAATTAGTTTTAATTACACCAGAAAATTTTATAGAAAATGGTGCTTTAATAGGCTAA
- a CDS encoding major antigenic peptide PEB2 — translation MKKFLFLSLVAAATLNAEILIYGPGGPAPVLKELAKQFEEKSGEKVVVNAGPTPKWIKQAKVDADIIYSGNTSMMDGFIKTMPKQIKIEDVQVLNARGSGMIVRASNPKKIKKFEDILKDGINIMVVDGAGQVGLYEDMALKTGKIENLEKLRKNIKVYAKNSKAAVDEWKNNPNIDVLIIWTHWIKAVGENENKFIKADKNSIIYRAAEIVPTQKGKQNPKVAEFIKFTQSKEAQKVWEKEGWLAK, via the coding sequence ATGAAAAAATTTTTATTTTTAAGTTTAGTTGCTGCAGCTACTTTAAATGCTGAAATTTTAATTTATGGTCCAGGTGGCCCAGCTCCTGTTTTAAAAGAACTTGCTAAACAATTTGAAGAAAAAAGTGGTGAGAAAGTTGTTGTGAATGCAGGACCAACTCCTAAATGGATTAAGCAAGCAAAAGTAGATGCTGATATTATTTACTCTGGTAACACTTCTATGATGGATGGGTTTATTAAAACTATGCCAAAGCAAATTAAAATTGAAGATGTTCAAGTTTTAAATGCACGCGGTTCTGGAATGATTGTTAGAGCAAGTAATCCTAAAAAAATTAAAAAATTTGAAGATATATTAAAAGATGGCATAAATATAATGGTGGTCGATGGAGCAGGGCAGGTTGGTTTATATGAAGATATGGCTTTAAAAACTGGTAAAATAGAAAATTTAGAGAAGTTAAGAAAAAATATCAAAGTATATGCTAAAAACTCCAAAGCAGCGGTTGATGAGTGGAAAAATAATCCAAACATTGATGTTTTAATCATTTGGACACATTGGATTAAAGCGGTAGGAGAAAATGAAAACAAATTTATCAAAGCAGATAAAAATTCAATTATATATAGAGCAGCTGAAATAGTTCCAACTCAAAAAGGAAAGCAAAATCCAAAAGTAGCTGAATTTATAAAATTTACTCAAAGTAAAGAAGCGCAAAAGGTTTGGGAAAAAGAAGGTTGGTTGGCTAAATAA